A region from the Elusimicrobiota bacterium genome encodes:
- a CDS encoding HIT domain-containing protein, with protein sequence MSHIFAPWRKKYILSKQKDCFFCKAIKEKKDKKNLVLYRGKTAFVILNKFPYNAGHLMVATYRHIGKIEKLRNCEIVEIMQLVKKMVILLKKKMNPQGFNIGINLGKIAGSGVEKHFHLHIVPRWQGDTNFMPMIAKTKVVSQSIKELYYQLKKHNK encoded by the coding sequence ATGAGCCATATTTTTGCGCCGTGGAGAAAAAAATATATTCTTTCTAAACAGAAAGATTGCTTTTTTTGTAAAGCGATAAAAGAAAAAAAAGACAAAAAAAACCTCGTGCTTTATCGTGGAAAAACTGCGTTTGTGATATTAAATAAATTCCCGTATAACGCAGGACATCTGATGGTTGCAACATATAGACACATTGGCAAAATTGAGAAATTAAGAAACTGTGAAATTGTAGAAATTATGCAACTGGTAAAAAAAATGGTAATTCTTCTTAAGAAAAAAATGAACCCGCAGGGCTTTAATATCGGGATAAATCTCGGTAAAATAGCAGGCTCAGGTGTAGAAAAACATTTCCATCTTCATATTGTTCCTCGCTGGCAAGGCGATACCAATTTTATGCCAATGATTGCAAAAACAAAAGTTGTTTCCCAAAGTATAAAAGAACTTTATTACCAATTGAAAAAACACAATAAATAA